A genome region from Baekduia alba includes the following:
- a CDS encoding HAMP domain-containing protein translates to MAGTLAADEGRSRKKSDDEQGELDPAALRRLVQALDAAADGDFSKRLPARRKGLMGEIEASFNRLAEQSQAQTAELARIARQIGREGRMTERARTEGAKGDHLERMTIVNGLIDDLVRPTTEVARVIVAVAEGDLSQKMAMEIDGQPVKGEFARIGTTVNAMVDQLSSFASEVTRVAREVGTDGKLGGQAAVPGVSGTWADLTESVNSMAANLTGQVRNIAQVTTAVAQGDLTQKITVDARGEILELKDTINTMVDQLGGFADEVTRVAREVGTDGKLGGQAEVRGVSGTWRDLTENVNFMARNLTDQVRGIAQVAGAVAKGDLTQKITVDAKGEVAALADTINAMTDTLSVFAEQVTRVAREVGTEGKLGGQAQVPGVSGTWKDLTESVNSMAENLTGQVRNIALVTTAVAQGDLSQKIEVDARGEILLLKDTINTMVDQLRSFADEVTRVARETGTEGRLGGQAVVPGVAGTWKDLTDSVNVMARNLTDQVRDIARVTTAVAKGDLTQEVTVDVKGEVLELKRTVNTMVDQLSSFADEVTRVAREVGTEGKLGGQAEVKGVSGTWRDLTENVNFMADNLTHQVRNIAQVTTAVAQGDLSKKITVDARGEILELKDTINTMVDQLRSFAAEVTRVAKEVGTDGRLGGQAEVEDVSGTWRSLTESVNSMAANLTEQVRGIATVTTAVANGDLSKKITVEAKGEVAALAETVNAMVDQLRSFAAEVTRVAREVGTDGKLGGQAQVEGVSGTWRSLTESVNSMADNLTGQVRNIAQVTTAVAQGDLSQKITVDARGEILELKDTINTMVDQLGSFADEVTRVAREVGTDGSLGGQAEVRGVSGTWRDLTENVNQLASTLTTQLRAIAEVSTAVTQGDLTRSITVEAQGEVAELKDNINQMIANLRETTQINVEQDWLKTNLARMGGMLQGQGDLTQVTRLIMSELTPLVTSQHGAFFLVEGDDRDQDLRLVASYGVESDGPAGRERFALGQGLVGQAAVEGKSIIIEDVPKDYIKVASGLGEAPPRNIIVLPVVFEEQVLGVIELASLQTISEINRAFLEQITETIGVVLSTIRANMRTEQLLAQSQSLARELQAKNVEIESARAGLEEKATQLALSSKYKSEFLANMSHELRTPLNSLLILSRLLADNGDGNLSPQQVEFATTIHSAGNDLLALINDILDLSKVEAGKMELDLGPVALADVCEDVERSFRPVAEEKGLEFTIVVDDALPASIVTDEQRLQQVLRNLLSNAFKFTPNGTVKLTVARDAAERISFGVADTGVGIAADKLASIFESFQQADGTTSRKYGGTGLGLSISREISRLLGGEIRVTSGVGDGSCFTLVLPLAHRTGDGTQLEAPVSEPPLAAPPAAPSELAAMLPYDGVEDDRGSIAPGDRVLLVIAHDAGHAQGALAVAREHGLKGLVARRTPLGLALAREYRPDAVLVFAGDGRGERLLAQLKSHPETRHRPVVVAGPAGGRLSALRAGAAAYVDEATAEGAGGGTAALAALDALDRLNTRSVKRLAIVQEGDGLDVDTLELLGAGDDVDVMVLGPDGAPERLRTDSVDCAVLVVRPGAKWPLDVLIALEGDAAMRELPLVLHVPDALAPEERVALEGASSRSVVATASSPDRLIDETALYLHRLETQLPQPTRKLLAKLRTADQVFHGKRVLIVDDDIRNVFALASALESRGMKVAFAENGREGIERLREQPDTDLVLLDVMMPEMDGYETARAIRAMPRFDALPIIQLTAKAMKGDRDKSISAGASDYVTKPVDVEQLLSLMRVWLHR, encoded by the coding sequence ATGGCCGGAACCCTGGCTGCCGACGAGGGCCGCTCACGCAAGAAGAGCGACGACGAGCAGGGCGAGCTCGACCCCGCAGCGCTGCGGAGGCTCGTGCAGGCGCTCGACGCCGCGGCCGACGGCGACTTCTCCAAGCGCCTGCCCGCCCGCCGCAAGGGCCTGATGGGCGAGATCGAGGCGTCGTTCAACCGCCTCGCCGAGCAGAGCCAGGCCCAGACCGCCGAGCTGGCGCGCATCGCCCGCCAGATCGGCCGCGAGGGCCGGATGACCGAGCGCGCCCGGACCGAGGGCGCCAAGGGCGACCACCTCGAGCGGATGACGATCGTCAACGGCCTGATCGACGACCTCGTGCGGCCGACGACCGAGGTCGCGCGCGTGATCGTCGCGGTGGCCGAGGGCGACCTGAGCCAGAAGATGGCGATGGAGATCGACGGCCAGCCGGTCAAGGGCGAGTTCGCCCGCATCGGCACGACGGTGAACGCGATGGTCGACCAGCTGTCGTCGTTCGCCTCCGAGGTGACGCGCGTGGCGCGCGAGGTCGGCACCGACGGCAAGCTCGGCGGCCAGGCGGCGGTCCCCGGCGTCTCGGGCACATGGGCCGACCTCACGGAGTCGGTCAACTCGATGGCCGCGAACCTCACCGGCCAGGTCCGCAACATCGCGCAGGTCACGACCGCGGTCGCCCAGGGCGACCTGACCCAGAAGATCACGGTGGACGCCCGGGGCGAGATCCTCGAGCTCAAGGACACCATCAACACGATGGTCGACCAGCTCGGGGGCTTCGCCGACGAGGTCACGCGCGTGGCGCGCGAGGTCGGCACCGACGGCAAGCTCGGCGGTCAGGCCGAGGTGCGCGGCGTGTCCGGCACGTGGCGCGACCTGACCGAGAACGTCAACTTCATGGCGCGCAACCTGACCGACCAGGTGCGCGGCATCGCCCAGGTCGCGGGCGCGGTCGCCAAGGGCGACCTGACCCAGAAGATCACCGTCGATGCCAAGGGCGAGGTCGCGGCGCTCGCCGACACGATCAACGCGATGACCGACACGCTGTCGGTCTTCGCCGAGCAGGTCACGCGCGTGGCGCGCGAGGTCGGCACCGAGGGCAAGCTGGGCGGCCAGGCCCAGGTGCCGGGCGTGTCGGGCACCTGGAAGGACCTGACCGAGTCGGTGAACTCGATGGCGGAGAACCTGACGGGTCAGGTCCGCAACATCGCGCTCGTCACGACCGCGGTCGCCCAGGGCGACCTGTCGCAGAAGATCGAGGTCGACGCGCGCGGGGAGATCCTGCTGCTGAAGGACACCATCAACACGATGGTCGACCAGCTGCGGTCGTTCGCCGACGAGGTGACGCGCGTGGCGCGCGAGACCGGAACCGAGGGCCGCCTGGGTGGCCAGGCCGTCGTGCCGGGCGTCGCGGGCACGTGGAAGGACCTCACCGACTCGGTGAACGTCATGGCGCGCAACCTGACCGACCAGGTCCGCGACATCGCGCGCGTGACGACCGCGGTCGCCAAGGGTGACCTGACCCAGGAGGTCACGGTCGACGTCAAGGGCGAGGTGCTCGAGCTGAAGCGCACCGTGAACACGATGGTCGACCAGCTGTCGTCCTTCGCCGACGAGGTCACGCGCGTGGCGCGCGAGGTCGGCACCGAGGGCAAGCTCGGCGGCCAGGCCGAGGTCAAGGGCGTCTCGGGCACGTGGCGCGACCTGACCGAGAACGTGAACTTCATGGCTGACAACTTGACCCACCAGGTGCGCAACATCGCGCAGGTGACGACGGCGGTGGCCCAGGGCGACCTGTCCAAGAAGATCACGGTCGACGCCCGCGGCGAGATCCTCGAGCTCAAGGACACCATCAACACGATGGTCGACCAGCTGCGCTCGTTCGCGGCCGAGGTGACGCGAGTCGCGAAGGAGGTCGGCACGGACGGCCGCCTCGGCGGCCAGGCCGAGGTCGAGGACGTCTCGGGCACGTGGCGGTCGCTGACCGAGTCGGTGAACTCGATGGCGGCCAACCTCACCGAGCAGGTGCGCGGCATCGCGACGGTGACCACGGCGGTGGCCAACGGCGACCTGTCCAAGAAGATCACCGTCGAGGCCAAGGGCGAGGTCGCGGCGCTGGCCGAGACCGTGAACGCGATGGTCGACCAGCTGCGCTCGTTCGCGGCCGAGGTCACGCGCGTCGCGCGGGAGGTGGGCACCGACGGCAAGCTCGGCGGCCAGGCGCAGGTCGAGGGCGTGTCAGGGACGTGGCGGTCGCTGACCGAGTCGGTGAACTCGATGGCCGACAACCTGACCGGCCAGGTGCGCAACATCGCCCAGGTGACGACGGCGGTGGCCCAGGGCGACCTGTCGCAGAAGATCACCGTCGACGCGCGCGGCGAGATCCTCGAGCTCAAGGACACCATCAACACCATGGTCGACCAGCTCGGCTCGTTCGCCGACGAGGTCACGCGCGTGGCGCGCGAGGTCGGCACCGACGGCTCGCTCGGGGGTCAGGCAGAAGTCCGCGGCGTCTCGGGTACGTGGCGCGACCTGACCGAGAACGTCAACCAGCTCGCGTCGACGCTGACCACCCAGCTGCGCGCGATCGCCGAGGTGTCCACCGCGGTGACCCAGGGCGACCTGACGCGGTCGATCACCGTCGAGGCCCAGGGCGAGGTCGCCGAGCTGAAGGACAACATCAACCAGATGATCGCCAACCTGCGCGAGACGACGCAGATCAACGTCGAGCAGGACTGGCTGAAGACGAACCTCGCGCGGATGGGCGGCATGCTCCAGGGGCAGGGCGACCTGACCCAGGTCACGCGCCTGATCATGAGCGAGCTCACGCCGCTGGTGACCTCGCAGCACGGCGCGTTCTTCCTCGTCGAGGGCGACGACCGCGACCAGGACCTGCGGCTCGTCGCGTCCTACGGCGTGGAGTCCGACGGGCCGGCGGGCCGCGAGCGCTTCGCGCTCGGCCAGGGCCTCGTCGGGCAGGCGGCCGTCGAGGGCAAGTCCATCATCATCGAGGACGTTCCCAAGGACTACATCAAGGTCGCCTCCGGCTTGGGTGAGGCGCCGCCGCGCAACATCATCGTGTTGCCCGTCGTCTTCGAGGAGCAGGTGCTCGGCGTCATCGAGCTGGCGTCGCTGCAGACGATCAGCGAGATCAACCGCGCGTTCCTGGAGCAGATCACCGAGACGATCGGCGTGGTGCTCAGCACGATCCGCGCGAACATGCGCACCGAGCAGCTGCTCGCGCAGTCGCAGTCGCTGGCCCGCGAGCTGCAGGCCAAGAACGTGGAGATCGAGTCGGCGCGCGCCGGCCTGGAGGAGAAGGCGACCCAGCTCGCGCTGTCCTCCAAGTACAAGTCCGAGTTCCTGGCCAACATGTCGCACGAGCTGCGCACGCCGCTGAACTCGCTGCTGATCCTGTCGCGGCTGCTGGCCGACAACGGCGACGGCAACCTCTCGCCCCAGCAGGTCGAGTTCGCCACCACCATCCACTCGGCCGGCAACGACCTGCTCGCGCTGATCAACGACATCCTCGACCTGTCCAAGGTCGAGGCCGGCAAGATGGAGCTCGACCTCGGGCCGGTGGCGCTGGCCGACGTCTGCGAGGACGTCGAGCGCTCGTTCCGGCCGGTGGCCGAGGAGAAGGGCCTGGAGTTCACGATCGTGGTCGACGACGCGCTGCCGGCGTCGATCGTCACCGACGAGCAGCGGCTGCAGCAGGTGCTGCGCAACCTGCTGTCCAACGCCTTCAAGTTCACGCCCAACGGCACGGTCAAGCTGACCGTGGCGCGCGACGCCGCCGAGCGGATCTCCTTCGGCGTGGCCGACACCGGCGTCGGGATCGCGGCCGACAAGCTCGCGTCGATCTTCGAGTCCTTCCAGCAGGCGGACGGCACGACGTCGCGCAAGTACGGCGGCACCGGCCTGGGCCTGTCGATCAGCCGCGAGATCTCGCGCCTGCTCGGCGGCGAGATCCGCGTGACGTCGGGCGTCGGCGACGGCTCGTGCTTCACGCTCGTCCTGCCGCTCGCGCACCGCACGGGCGACGGGACGCAGCTCGAGGCGCCGGTCTCCGAGCCGCCGCTGGCCGCGCCGCCCGCGGCGCCCTCCGAGTTGGCGGCGATGCTGCCCTACGACGGCGTCGAGGACGACCGCGGCTCGATCGCGCCCGGCGACCGCGTCCTGCTGGTCATCGCCCACGACGCCGGCCACGCCCAGGGCGCGCTCGCCGTCGCGCGCGAGCACGGGCTGAAGGGCCTGGTCGCGCGGCGCACGCCGCTCGGCCTCGCGCTCGCCCGCGAGTACCGGCCCGACGCGGTGCTGGTCTTCGCCGGCGACGGCCGCGGCGAGCGGCTGCTGGCCCAGCTCAAGTCCCACCCCGAGACGCGGCACCGCCCGGTGGTCGTGGCGGGCCCGGCCGGCGGCCGGTTGAGCGCGCTGCGCGCCGGCGCGGCGGCCTACGTGGACGAGGCGACCGCGGAGGGCGCGGGCGGTGGCACCGCCGCGCTGGCGGCGCTCGACGCGCTGGACCGGCTCAACACGCGCTCGGTCAAGCGGCTGGCGATCGTCCAGGAGGGCGACGGCCTGGACGTCGACACGCTGGAGCTGCTCGGCGCCGGCGACGACGTCGACGTGATGGTCCTCGGCCCCGACGGCGCGCCCGAGCGGCTGCGCACCGACAGCGTCGACTGCGCGGTGCTCGTCGTCCGGCCGGGCGCGAAGTGGCCGCTGGACGTGCTGATCGCCCTGGAGGGCGACGCGGCGATGCGCGAGCTGCCGCTGGTGCTGCACGTGCCCGACGCGCTGGCGCCGGAGGAGCGCGTCGCGCTGGAGGGCGCCTCGTCGCGCTCGGTCGTCGCCACGGCGTCGTCGCCGGACCGGCTGATCGACGAGACCGCGCTGTACCTGCACCGGCTGGAGACCCAGCTGCCGCAGCCGACGCGCAAGCTCCTGGCCAAGCTGCGGACGGCCGACCAGGTCTTCCACGGCAAGCGCGTGCTGATCGTCGACGACGACATCCGCAACGTCTTCGCGCTGGCCAGCGCGCTCGAGTCGCGCGGCATGAAGGTGGCATTCGCCGAGAACGGGCGCGAAGGGATCGAGCGGCTGCGCGAGCAGCCCGATACCGACCTCGTGCTCCTCGACGTCATGATGCCCGAGATGGACGGCTACGAGACCGCCCGCGCGATCCGCGCCATGCCGCGCTTCGACGCGCTGCCCATCATCCAGCTCACCGCCAAGGCCATGAAGGGCGACCGCGACAAGTCGATCAGCGCGGGGGCCAGCGACTACGTCACCAAGCCCGTCGACGTGGAGCAGCTCCTGTCCCTGATGCGCGTCTGGCTGCATCGCTGA
- a CDS encoding ATP-binding protein: MSYTTVPQSLIMALTRSSTDILLAFAPIPDAVRAARHALRERGLNPDLDHTVALLTSELVGNAVRHAGPLSPTERIVFHARLSDDHVRVEVADHGPGFDPEVRHETSGFGLRLVDKLASRWGVERTARGCRVWFEVDRRRGRFERDE; encoded by the coding sequence TTGTCGTACACCACGGTCCCGCAGTCCCTCATCATGGCCCTCACCCGCTCCAGCACCGACATCCTCCTGGCCTTCGCACCGATCCCCGACGCGGTGCGCGCCGCTCGGCACGCGCTGCGCGAGCGCGGCCTGAACCCCGATCTCGACCACACCGTCGCGCTGCTGACGTCCGAGCTCGTAGGCAACGCGGTCCGGCACGCCGGGCCGCTGAGCCCGACCGAGCGGATCGTCTTCCACGCGCGTCTGAGCGACGACCACGTGCGCGTCGAGGTCGCCGACCACGGGCCGGGCTTCGACCCCGAGGTCCGGCACGAGACGTCGGGCTTCGGCCTGCGCCTGGTCGACAAGCTGGCGTCCCGCTGGGGCGTCGAGCGCACCGCGCGCGGCTGCCGCGTGTGGTTCGAGGTGGACCGCCGGCGCGGTCGCTTCGAGCGCGACGAGTAG
- a CDS encoding multicopper oxidase domain-containing protein, whose translation MFAVDSAPAPAPATSVGIGEREFSIAVYRPRVRPGRLKLNVRNLGEDVHDLVVRRAGKRVGGLTTVVKPGATATLRLTLRQTGRYQLICTVADHEARGMQATLVVSRRRTSNGT comes from the coding sequence ATGTTCGCGGTCGACTCGGCACCGGCGCCCGCGCCCGCCACGTCTGTCGGGATCGGCGAGCGCGAGTTCTCGATCGCGGTCTACCGGCCGCGGGTCCGTCCGGGCCGCCTCAAGCTCAACGTGCGCAACCTGGGCGAAGACGTGCACGACCTCGTCGTCCGGCGCGCCGGAAAGCGGGTCGGCGGCTTGACCACGGTGGTCAAGCCCGGCGCGACGGCCACGCTGCGGCTGACGCTGCGCCAGACCGGGCGCTATCAGCTCATCTGCACGGTCGCCGACCACGAGGCGCGCGGCATGCAGGCCACGCTGGTCGTCAGCAGGCGTCGGACTTCGAACGGGACCTGA
- a CDS encoding SpoIIE family protein phosphatase, with protein sequence MVEVDPARVLLVDDRRENRIALQAVLEPLRVDVVEADSGEQALREVLVDDFAVILLDVQMPGMDGLETAELIKARERSRDVPIIFLTAAESDVSEVFAGYEAGAVDFLLKPFDPLVLRSKVKVFADLDKHRRQLARSDELVRNAFAASPSGMALCDLEGLALEVNPALEVLTGRPTAMLARAPIQEVLIERDRPQLNERLQAASTHGDGGEPFTAHVAGMDGQPWPVAISVTAVRDVHGAPQQLLVQLADERDRRIAATLQRALLPERLPSVVGVTMAAHISPGAGGTRVGGDWYDAIALPGGRLGIVVGDVAGHGVDAAARMGELRSVARAYALEGHGTVGLVERMNGYHAALGADLMTTMLFAILEIDSGTLRFVNAGHPPPLVVEQDGTTRVFEGAGPPLGVLDTWRYEERVATLAPGMTALLYTDGLVERRGERLDAGLARLRDAVARGGEPEEMVAAALEATDAEGADDDVTLVVVRGEPLLGPVARLKLSPDLDALVSLRRLLARWLREAGAEGDEVHDLVMAANEAWQNALEHGTGFARTTVGVDLEVDQHGEVSITVRDAGSRDRAPSDPDRGRGIELMRALADEVTLELAPHGSTVRLRRALRSPRPAVAARSEVDGVADGEARV encoded by the coding sequence ATGGTCGAGGTCGATCCCGCACGCGTCCTGCTCGTCGACGACCGGCGTGAGAACCGGATCGCGCTCCAGGCCGTCCTGGAGCCGCTGCGCGTCGACGTCGTCGAGGCCGACTCCGGCGAGCAGGCCCTGCGCGAGGTGCTGGTCGACGACTTCGCGGTCATCCTGCTCGACGTCCAGATGCCCGGCATGGACGGCCTGGAGACCGCGGAGCTCATCAAGGCCCGCGAGCGCTCGCGCGACGTCCCGATCATCTTCCTGACCGCCGCCGAGAGCGACGTCTCCGAGGTCTTCGCCGGCTACGAGGCGGGCGCGGTCGACTTCCTCCTCAAGCCGTTCGACCCGCTGGTGCTGCGGTCCAAGGTGAAGGTCTTCGCCGACCTCGACAAGCACCGCCGCCAGCTCGCGCGCAGCGACGAGCTGGTGCGCAACGCGTTCGCGGCGTCGCCGTCGGGGATGGCGCTGTGCGACCTGGAGGGCTTGGCCCTGGAGGTCAACCCGGCGCTGGAGGTCCTAACGGGCCGTCCGACCGCGATGCTCGCGCGGGCGCCGATCCAGGAGGTCCTGATCGAACGCGACCGCCCGCAGCTGAACGAGCGTCTCCAGGCCGCCTCGACGCATGGCGACGGCGGCGAGCCGTTCACCGCGCACGTCGCCGGGATGGACGGGCAGCCGTGGCCGGTCGCGATCAGCGTGACCGCCGTGCGCGACGTCCACGGCGCGCCGCAGCAGCTGCTGGTGCAGCTGGCCGACGAGCGCGACCGGCGCATCGCCGCGACGCTGCAGCGCGCGCTGCTGCCCGAGCGGCTGCCGAGCGTCGTCGGCGTGACGATGGCGGCGCACATCTCGCCCGGCGCCGGCGGGACCCGCGTGGGCGGCGACTGGTACGACGCGATCGCGCTGCCGGGCGGCCGGCTCGGCATCGTCGTCGGCGACGTCGCGGGTCACGGCGTGGACGCGGCGGCGCGGATGGGCGAGCTGCGCTCGGTCGCGCGCGCCTACGCGCTGGAGGGCCACGGGACGGTCGGGCTGGTCGAGCGGATGAACGGCTATCACGCCGCGTTGGGCGCCGACCTCATGACCACCATGTTGTTCGCGATCCTGGAGATCGACTCCGGGACGCTGCGCTTCGTGAACGCCGGGCACCCGCCGCCGCTGGTCGTCGAGCAGGACGGGACGACGCGCGTCTTCGAGGGCGCGGGGCCGCCGCTGGGCGTGCTGGACACATGGCGCTACGAGGAGCGCGTCGCGACGCTCGCGCCGGGCATGACCGCGCTGCTCTACACCGACGGGCTGGTCGAGCGGCGCGGCGAGCGGCTGGACGCGGGGCTGGCGCGCCTGCGCGACGCGGTCGCGCGCGGCGGCGAGCCGGAGGAGATGGTCGCCGCGGCGCTGGAGGCCACCGACGCCGAGGGCGCCGACGACGACGTCACGCTCGTCGTGGTCCGCGGCGAGCCGCTGCTCGGGCCGGTCGCCCGGCTGAAGCTCTCGCCCGACCTCGACGCGCTCGTGTCGCTGCGCCGCCTGCTCGCGCGCTGGCTGCGCGAGGCGGGCGCCGAGGGCGACGAGGTCCACGACCTCGTGATGGCGGCGAACGAGGCGTGGCAGAACGCGCTGGAGCACGGGACCGGCTTTGCCCGCACGACCGTCGGCGTGGACCTCGAGGTCGACCAGCACGGCGAGGTCTCGATCACCGTCCGCGACGCGGGCTCGCGCGACCGCGCGCCGTCGGATCCAGACCGCGGGCGCGGCATCGAGCTGATGCGCGCGCTGGCCGACGAGGTGACGCTGGAGCTCGCGCCGCACGGCTCGACCGTGCGGCTGCGCCGGGCGCTGCGCTCCCCGCGGCCGGCGGTTGCCGCGCGGTCAGAGGTCGACGGGGTGGCGGACGGTGAAGCCCGCGTATGA
- a CDS encoding DUF1501 domain-containing protein gives MPRTRAHAACQDFHRASEAARRDVLTRRQMLRWGIGAGVTVYASSMLPTGHLLDAAAAEAAAAPDAPVLVSVFLPGGLDLLDTVMPLNQEGPLRDLRGAVSPAEPALLGNGLGLHLALTRGPGGGIKGLYDRGQVGFLPGIDYANPNLSHFASRAFWETGMVSQQSVSGWLGRWLDRHGSRDNPLQGLSAGYGLSPTLKSVDAPVASISDAGDAQLSMWSVWGDWGTAAVEAYAALANSTPHAAGPASAARAARLAHTVSDRLAPFRRKDDKSPDPLAGPVTYPADNDTADRLKVLAGLLAQPLGIRVATVDADGEFDTHEGQAATLTRDLGAVGEALATFQADLEARGIADRVLTFVWSEFGRRPIANKSGGTDHGAGGVAWVQGPRALGGILTEYPSLTDLDPEKNLKVTVDFRRVYSSLLAQWLGTDPAEVIPGAAQFGQVQMVRT, from the coding sequence ATGCCCCGAACCCGCGCCCACGCCGCCTGCCAGGACTTCCACCGCGCCAGCGAGGCCGCGCGCCGCGACGTGCTCACGCGCCGCCAGATGCTCAGGTGGGGCATCGGCGCCGGCGTCACGGTGTACGCGTCGTCGATGCTCCCGACCGGCCACCTGCTCGACGCGGCCGCCGCCGAGGCCGCGGCCGCGCCCGACGCGCCGGTGCTCGTCTCGGTCTTCCTGCCCGGTGGCCTGGACCTGCTCGACACGGTGATGCCGCTCAACCAGGAGGGGCCGCTGCGCGACCTGCGCGGCGCGGTCTCCCCGGCCGAGCCGGCGCTGCTGGGCAACGGCCTGGGCCTGCATCTCGCGCTCACGCGCGGCCCGGGCGGCGGCATCAAAGGCCTCTACGACCGCGGGCAGGTCGGCTTCCTGCCCGGCATCGACTACGCCAACCCCAACCTGTCGCACTTCGCCTCGCGCGCGTTCTGGGAGACCGGGATGGTCTCCCAGCAGTCGGTCTCCGGCTGGCTCGGGCGCTGGCTCGACCGCCACGGCTCGCGCGACAACCCGCTGCAGGGCCTGAGCGCGGGCTACGGCCTGTCGCCGACGCTGAAGTCCGTCGACGCGCCGGTCGCCTCGATCTCCGACGCCGGCGACGCGCAGTTGTCCATGTGGTCGGTCTGGGGCGACTGGGGCACCGCCGCGGTCGAGGCCTACGCCGCGCTGGCCAACTCGACGCCGCACGCCGCGGGGCCGGCCTCCGCCGCGCGCGCCGCCCGGTTGGCCCACACGGTCTCCGACCGGCTGGCGCCGTTCCGGCGCAAGGACGACAAGTCGCCCGACCCGCTCGCCGGGCCGGTGACCTACCCGGCCGACAACGACACCGCCGACCGCCTGAAGGTCCTCGCCGGCCTGCTCGCCCAGCCGCTCGGGATCCGCGTCGCGACCGTCGACGCCGACGGCGAGTTCGACACCCACGAGGGCCAGGCCGCGACGCTCACGCGCGACCTCGGCGCCGTCGGCGAGGCGCTGGCGACCTTCCAGGCCGACCTCGAGGCGCGCGGCATCGCCGACCGCGTCCTGACGTTCGTGTGGTCGGAGTTCGGCCGCCGGCCGATCGCGAACAAGTCGGGCGGCACCGACCACGGCGCCGGCGGCGTCGCGTGGGTCCAGGGCCCGCGGGCGCTCGGCGGGATCCTCACCGAGTACCCGTCGCTCACCGACCTGGACCCGGAGAAGAACCTCAAGGTCACCGTCGACTTCCGCCGCGTCTACAGCTCGCTGCTGGCGCAGTGGCTGGGCACCGACCCGGCCGAGGTGATCCCCGGCGCCGCGCAGTTCGGCCAGGTCCAGATGGTGCGGACCTGA
- a CDS encoding DUF1800 domain-containing protein: MRRVLWRAGFGATAHEARKWSHRGRGATLAWLLSPNGRKAPLEPGPKPMALDPANEYGHDMLWWMDRMVRTTRPLEEKMVLLWHDHFATRDVDTPLMLRQNALFRRRALGSFPALLSDVMEDPAMGSFLNLIGSYKDEPNENFARELMELFTLGEGNGYTETDVREAARALTGIVKGREVGGVLMSTKFDPESHDSGSKRIFGHRGHWRPHDVLRLCVAHHAHPEFLVRKLWAFFVDEPLPKSTRVRLQRVYTGSGHRLKPVVREILDHPLLYAHLDAPTMVKAPVVAIAGMLRATRLGVKTDDWVWVTAGMGQRLFSPPSVAGWDWGPAWMSSNGMRTRFVAANVALSQPGLKVEDEDTPLDLSPREHLDRALAALGHPWASERTKKGMISLAKGYQSMAGQKWQKQTAADMTQRAMRHLLLSAPDAQVH; encoded by the coding sequence GTGCGCCGCGTGCTGTGGCGCGCCGGGTTCGGGGCGACCGCGCACGAGGCGCGGAAGTGGTCGCATCGCGGACGCGGCGCGACCCTGGCCTGGCTGCTGTCTCCGAACGGACGCAAGGCGCCGTTGGAGCCCGGGCCCAAGCCGATGGCGCTGGACCCGGCCAACGAGTACGGCCACGACATGTTGTGGTGGATGGACCGCATGGTCCGCACCACGCGGCCGCTCGAGGAGAAGATGGTCCTGCTCTGGCACGACCACTTCGCGACGCGCGACGTCGACACGCCGCTGATGCTGCGCCAGAACGCGCTCTTCCGCCGCCGCGCGCTCGGGTCGTTCCCGGCGCTGCTGTCCGACGTCATGGAGGACCCGGCGATGGGCTCGTTCCTGAACCTGATCGGCTCCTACAAGGACGAGCCCAACGAGAACTTCGCGCGCGAGCTGATGGAGCTCTTCACGCTCGGCGAGGGCAACGGCTACACGGAGACCGACGTCCGCGAGGCCGCCCGCGCGCTGACCGGCATCGTCAAGGGCCGCGAGGTCGGCGGCGTGCTCATGTCCACCAAGTTCGACCCCGAGAGCCACGACAGCGGCTCCAAGAGGATCTTCGGCCACCGCGGCCACTGGAGGCCGCACGACGTCCTGCGCCTCTGCGTCGCCCACCACGCGCACCCCGAGTTCCTGGTGCGCAAGCTGTGGGCGTTCTTCGTCGACGAGCCGCTGCCGAAGTCCACGCGCGTGCGCCTGCAACGCGTCTACACCGGCTCGGGCCACCGGCTCAAGCCGGTCGTGCGCGAGATCCTCGACCACCCGCTGCTCTACGCCCACCTCGACGCGCCGACGATGGTCAAGGCGCCGGTCGTCGCGATCGCCGGCATGCTGCGCGCGACGCGGCTGGGCGTGAAGACCGACGACTGGGTCTGGGTCACGGCCGGCATGGGCCAGCGGCTGTTCTCGCCGCCGTCGGTCGCGGGGTGGGACTGGGGACCGGCGTGGATGTCGTCCAACGGGATGCGCACGCGCTTCGTGGCGGCCAACGTCGCGCTCTCGCAGCCGGGCCTGAAGGTCGAGGACGAGGACACGCCGCTGGACCTCTCGCCCCGCGAGCACCTCGACCGCGCGCTGGCCGCGCTCGGCCACCCCTGGGCGAGCGAGCGGACCAAGAAGGGGATGATCTCGCTGGCCAAGGGCTACCAGTCGATGGCCGGCCAGAAGTGGCAGAAGCAGACCGCCGCCGACATGACCCAGCGGGCGATGCGCCACCTGCTGCTGTCCGCTCCCGACGCGCAAGTGCATTAG